A region of Streptomyces sp. NBC_01788 DNA encodes the following proteins:
- a CDS encoding Y4yA family PLP-dependent enzyme, which yields MDAPLYLRPRVDPPLASLLGAGPFLHSLVDALGSPLNVLLPEVIAENAARFRAVHRRHHLAGRVYFAHKANRSSALLRRLAAEDVAAVGVDVASLEELRHALSCGFTGDRIMATGPKDTEFLWLAARVGATVNLDSISELEQLAGLVRAQGLGRATVLLRLSGFESSAGPGGAAGTRLLSRRSRFGIPLRDAEALLSALVRNADAVGMTGVAYHLDTTGVDEKVRALEQCVLFMDECRARGLAPRVVDIGGGFGVGYVAEAGEWEQWTTALSEAVLGRRPPLTWRGHGYGLRNEGGTVRGTAALYPGHRPTAGPDYLDELLSQPAPVLGRPPATLLLEHLHDLYIEPGRALVDQCGVSLARVLDVRLADTDSGQYLVRLGMNAGDMSLEEHGVLVDPVLLPRGEPDKDEEGPVGVFLAGNLCLEADLITRRLVHLPELPRVGDLLAFANTAGYAMDFHAHRAQRQPLARTVAVERRGDSWRWCLDEDYWPIPSLGGMPA from the coding sequence ATGGACGCGCCCTTGTATCTCAGGCCGCGGGTGGATCCGCCGCTCGCCTCGCTGCTGGGGGCCGGACCGTTTCTGCACTCGCTCGTCGACGCGCTGGGGTCTCCGCTCAACGTGCTGCTCCCCGAGGTCATCGCCGAGAACGCCGCGCGCTTCCGTGCCGTGCACCGCCGCCACCATCTCGCCGGGCGCGTGTACTTCGCACACAAGGCGAATCGTTCCAGCGCGCTGCTGCGGAGACTGGCGGCGGAGGACGTGGCCGCCGTCGGTGTCGACGTCGCCTCGCTGGAGGAACTACGGCACGCACTGAGCTGCGGATTCACCGGTGACCGGATCATGGCCACCGGCCCCAAGGACACGGAGTTCCTGTGGCTGGCGGCCCGGGTGGGGGCGACGGTGAACCTGGACTCGATCAGCGAGCTGGAACAGCTCGCCGGCCTGGTGCGTGCACAGGGTCTCGGCCGGGCCACCGTACTGCTGCGCCTGTCCGGATTCGAGTCCTCCGCCGGTCCCGGGGGAGCGGCGGGCACACGGCTGCTGTCGCGGCGCAGCCGTTTCGGCATCCCGCTGCGGGACGCGGAGGCGCTGCTGTCGGCTCTCGTACGGAACGCGGACGCCGTCGGGATGACCGGTGTCGCCTACCACCTGGACACCACCGGCGTGGACGAGAAGGTCCGGGCCCTGGAACAGTGCGTGCTGTTCATGGACGAGTGCCGGGCACGTGGCCTGGCACCACGTGTCGTCGACATCGGCGGCGGGTTCGGAGTCGGCTACGTCGCCGAGGCCGGCGAGTGGGAACAGTGGACGACCGCGCTGAGCGAGGCGGTGCTCGGCCGACGCCCACCGCTGACCTGGCGCGGTCACGGCTACGGGCTGCGCAACGAGGGCGGCACGGTGCGCGGGACCGCGGCGCTGTACCCCGGCCACCGTCCCACCGCAGGCCCCGACTACCTCGACGAACTCCTCTCACAGCCCGCACCGGTCCTCGGCCGGCCGCCGGCCACCCTCCTCCTGGAACACCTCCACGACCTGTACATCGAACCCGGTCGTGCCCTGGTCGACCAGTGCGGGGTGTCGCTGGCGCGGGTGCTGGACGTGCGGCTCGCGGACACGGACTCCGGGCAGTACCTGGTCCGTCTCGGGATGAACGCGGGCGACATGAGCCTCGAGGAGCACGGCGTGCTCGTGGACCCCGTGCTGCTGCCGCGCGGGGAGCCGGACAAGGATGAGGAAGGACCGGTCGGCGTCTTCCTCGCCGGCAACCTGTGCCTGGAAGCCGATCTGATCACCCGCCGTCTGGTCCACCTTCCCGAACTGCCGCGCGTGGGCGATCTGCTGGCGTTCGCCAACACCGCCGGCTACGCGATGGACTTCCACGCGCACCGCGCGCAGCGACAGCCGCTCGCGAGAACGGTCGCGGTCGAGCGGCGAGGTGACTCCTGGCGCTGGTGCCTGGACGAGGACTACTGGCCGATCCCATCCCTGGGGGGAATGCCCGCATGA
- a CDS encoding class I SAM-dependent methyltransferase yields the protein MGVSMATAKAWVERWERQQERYALDREERFTVIADVVEHVTAGRPRPLLLDLGCGPGSLAARLSDRLPDAEIVAADMDPLLLELGRTHHADAARFVDTVIGEEGWADALGLERPLDAAVSTTALHYLPEPVLLRTYRCLAALLRPGGVLVNGDHFPPDGAPCSDITAYVARRRAERTGGHPQEDWRSWWDAAAREPELGDLFEERERRRPAHGVSGGGGHLTMGRHTELLHQAGFSHVTPVWQFGDSAVLVAVRVITGACAG from the coding sequence ATGGGCGTGAGCATGGCGACGGCCAAGGCGTGGGTCGAGCGCTGGGAACGGCAGCAGGAGCGGTACGCGCTGGACCGCGAGGAGCGGTTCACCGTGATCGCGGATGTCGTCGAGCACGTCACGGCCGGCCGGCCCCGCCCGCTCCTGCTCGACCTCGGCTGCGGCCCCGGCTCCCTGGCCGCTCGCCTCTCCGACCGCCTTCCGGACGCGGAGATCGTCGCCGCCGACATGGACCCCCTGCTGCTGGAACTGGGACGAACCCATCACGCCGACGCCGCCCGCTTTGTCGACACGGTCATCGGGGAGGAAGGCTGGGCCGACGCCCTCGGGCTGGAACGCCCCCTGGACGCCGCCGTCTCGACGACCGCCCTGCACTACCTCCCCGAACCGGTGCTGCTGCGCACATACCGCTGTCTCGCCGCACTGCTGCGCCCCGGCGGTGTCCTCGTCAACGGCGACCACTTCCCGCCGGACGGAGCACCGTGCTCGGACATCACCGCGTACGTGGCCCGCCGACGGGCGGAACGGACGGGCGGCCACCCCCAGGAGGACTGGCGGTCCTGGTGGGACGCGGCGGCCCGGGAACCGGAACTGGGTGACCTGTTCGAGGAGCGCGAGCGGCGTCGGCCGGCCCATGGCGTCAGTGGGGGCGGCGGCCACCTGACGATGGGTCGCCATACCGAGCTGCTGCACCAGGCGGGCTTCAGCCATGTCACGCCGGTCTGGCAGTTCGGCGACAGTGCCGTGCTGGTGGCGGTCAGGGTGATCACGGGCGCGTGCGCGGGCTGA
- a CDS encoding ABC transporter permease subunit — MVCAIGLLPWLSRTDPALTVLKARSAERDPTPETLRAVRDGLGLGDGPLALLGRWLGGLLRADAGRSWVSDTEVLPAVLQALGASLLLMAGAVVVAVATVAVVCARTLRQGARRQLGGRGPGGTGSAMLAALPEFLIASVLASVIGVQLGWLPALGWHGPQWMLLPSLALGLPAGAVLGRMLDDLLPGAFAEPWAPAAAARGVPPKSVARQALRRCAPALLPNLGLFVVGLTGGSVAVEQIFDIPGLGRLTLRAALAQDLPVLQTGTLMLMALAAAAALLARMGARRLIGPALRDGALHSLHRPGPPAPRVVPLVYGLLLAAVIALGLPRDPLALDTTARLRALSAAHPFGTDALGRDVLARIAHGALSTLGVALAVSAAALVGGVLLGLLPRLSGPLVDTVNSVPSVLAALLVTGIAGSGPWTPALAVAVVAWSPLATHTSALLRQERATLHLTATRALGAGPGYLFWHELVPAVLPPVVRHALLRLPGIALSLAALAFLGLGSQPPSPEWGLLLAENQPYAERAPWAVLAPAAVLALLGALAVTAAGGVRLPRPVRRPKQPAPRAAGTEPAAPRAEPTTVLTSSRADIP, encoded by the coding sequence GCGCGCGGACGCCGGCCGCTCCTGGGTGTCGGACACCGAGGTGCTGCCGGCCGTTCTCCAGGCTCTCGGAGCGTCCCTGCTGCTGATGGCCGGCGCCGTCGTCGTCGCCGTCGCCACGGTGGCGGTCGTCTGCGCACGCACACTCCGGCAGGGCGCGCGGAGACAGCTCGGCGGGCGCGGACCCGGCGGTACCGGCTCCGCGATGCTGGCCGCACTGCCCGAGTTCCTCATCGCCTCCGTACTGGCCTCCGTCATCGGCGTACAGCTCGGCTGGCTGCCCGCGCTCGGCTGGCACGGCCCTCAGTGGATGCTGCTGCCCTCGCTCGCCCTCGGCCTGCCCGCGGGTGCGGTCCTCGGGCGGATGCTGGACGACCTGCTGCCCGGCGCCTTCGCCGAACCGTGGGCGCCGGCCGCCGCCGCGCGCGGGGTGCCGCCGAAATCCGTGGCCCGGCAGGCGCTGCGCCGCTGTGCGCCCGCGCTCCTGCCCAACCTGGGGCTGTTCGTGGTCGGCCTGACCGGCGGATCGGTCGCCGTCGAGCAGATCTTCGACATTCCCGGACTCGGACGGCTCACCCTGCGGGCCGCCCTCGCCCAGGATCTGCCCGTACTGCAGACCGGCACGCTCATGCTCATGGCCCTCGCGGCCGCGGCCGCTCTCCTGGCACGGATGGGGGCGCGGCGGCTGATCGGGCCCGCGCTGCGCGACGGCGCCCTGCACTCCCTGCACCGGCCCGGCCCGCCCGCGCCGCGCGTCGTGCCCCTCGTGTACGGGCTGCTGCTCGCCGCCGTGATCGCTCTCGGCCTGCCCCGCGACCCGCTCGCCCTGGACACCACCGCCCGCCTCCGGGCCCTGTCCGCCGCGCACCCGTTCGGCACGGACGCCCTCGGCCGGGACGTGCTGGCCCGTATCGCGCACGGCGCGCTGAGCACGCTCGGCGTCGCCCTCGCCGTGAGTGCCGCCGCCCTGGTGGGCGGCGTACTGCTCGGCCTGCTGCCCCGGTTGTCCGGGCCGCTGGTCGACACCGTCAACTCGGTACCGTCCGTACTGGCAGCCCTCCTCGTCACCGGCATCGCGGGCAGCGGACCGTGGACACCGGCGCTGGCCGTGGCCGTCGTCGCCTGGTCGCCGCTGGCCACGCACACCTCCGCCCTCCTGCGGCAGGAGCGCGCGACCCTTCACCTGACCGCGACCCGCGCGCTCGGCGCAGGTCCGGGGTACCTGTTCTGGCACGAACTGGTGCCCGCCGTCCTGCCGCCCGTCGTCCGCCACGCCCTGCTCAGGCTGCCCGGAATCGCCCTGAGCCTCGCCGCGCTCGCCTTCCTGGGCCTGGGCTCCCAGCCGCCCTCCCCCGAGTGGGGCCTGTTGCTCGCCGAGAACCAGCCCTACGCCGAACGCGCGCCGTGGGCGGTCCTGGCGCCCGCCGCCGTGCTCGCCCTGCTCGGCGCGCTGGCCGTCACGGCGGCGGGCGGGGTACGGCTGCCCCGGCCCGTACGGAGGCCGAAACAGCCGGCCCCGCGGGCCGCCGGGACCGAACCGGCCGCACCGCGGGCCGAGCCGACCACTGTCCTGACCTCCTCCCGCGCCGACATCCCCTGA
- a CDS encoding aminotransferase class V-fold PLP-dependent enzyme, producing MSAKQPLPDTEQAPDPLWQRELREQFPIIGAHPELAYLDSAATSQKPRAVLDAVQTYLTTSNANAGRGTYPWANRTTRLVESTRERVKEFLRDPEPERSAVHFTGGTTDGLRTIARDWLAPYLSDGDEILVPFADHRANLDPWLETGRLLAERGIDVRVRALPYQEVSGDYDHRALGDLVGPRTRFVAATHVHHVYGGDMNVHRIRAAVGPRVPICLDAAQSVGHLPVHLDDPSLDVDFVVFSGHKAMALPGTGVVWARNTRGPTFRPGGWQGTPNTVGIVSLRAALDWLHEAGPDRIGRWTTGLATRLTDRLRGLGPYEILGCPASLAAGSALPDSQRRHGIVTFRHRDIPSDDLGFILYSHGFMVRADSLCQAGAGEGDGAVRVSLHVYNTAEEVDRLLAVLVSLI from the coding sequence ATGAGCGCGAAGCAGCCGCTCCCCGACACGGAACAGGCGCCGGACCCGCTGTGGCAACGGGAGTTGAGGGAACAGTTCCCGATCATCGGGGCTCATCCGGAGCTGGCGTACCTGGACAGCGCGGCGACGTCCCAGAAGCCGCGCGCCGTACTGGACGCCGTCCAGACCTACTTGACGACATCGAACGCCAACGCCGGCCGTGGAACCTACCCCTGGGCCAACCGGACCACGCGACTGGTGGAATCGACCCGGGAGCGGGTCAAGGAGTTCCTCCGCGATCCCGAACCGGAACGCTCCGCCGTCCACTTCACCGGCGGCACCACCGACGGGCTGCGCACGATCGCCCGCGACTGGCTCGCCCCCTACCTGAGCGACGGAGACGAGATCCTCGTGCCGTTCGCCGACCACCGCGCCAACCTGGATCCCTGGCTCGAAACCGGGCGGCTGCTGGCTGAGCGCGGAATCGACGTGCGCGTACGGGCACTGCCGTACCAGGAGGTCTCCGGCGACTACGACCACCGCGCCCTCGGGGATCTCGTAGGCCCGCGCACCCGCTTCGTGGCCGCCACCCATGTCCACCACGTCTACGGCGGCGACATGAACGTGCACCGCATCCGCGCGGCGGTCGGTCCACGGGTTCCGATCTGCCTGGACGCCGCACAGAGCGTCGGCCATCTGCCCGTTCATCTCGACGACCCCTCCCTCGACGTCGACTTCGTGGTCTTCTCGGGACACAAGGCGATGGCCCTTCCCGGTACGGGGGTGGTGTGGGCCCGCAACACACGGGGCCCGACGTTCCGGCCGGGCGGCTGGCAGGGCACGCCGAACACGGTGGGCATCGTGTCCCTGCGGGCAGCACTCGACTGGCTGCACGAGGCCGGCCCCGACCGGATCGGCCGCTGGACGACCGGCCTGGCCACCCGGCTGACCGATCGGCTGCGCGGCCTCGGCCCGTACGAGATCCTCGGCTGCCCCGCCAGCCTGGCCGCCGGCTCCGCGCTCCCGGACTCCCAGCGCCGGCACGGCATCGTGACCTTCCGGCACCGTGACATCCCGTCCGACGACCTCGGATTCATCCTGTACAGCCACGGCTTCATGGTGCGGGCCGACAGCCTCTGCCAGGCGGGAGCGGGCGAGGGAGACGGGGCGGTGCGGGTGAGCCTGCACGTCTACAACACGGCGGAGGAGGTCGACCGCCTGCTGGCCGTCCTCGTGTCGCTGATATGA
- a CDS encoding universal stress protein has product MSRPGDRRPIVVGVDPDPAHRTAVAWAADEAVRRGLPLRPVHVEGVPTGGYRRHEVPASWEKWNESLHTAGRQVLGEATDFVAARYPRLEVEALLAEGDPVWVLREQSRDATALVLGSRHLSRRQEVFGSASVALPVMAHTHCPLVVVPEPEHIPEDPGYYVVGVDGSEHSTAAVDLAFEEAALRGAGLRAVLAWEPGPLRIFDEHEPQQECRRLLSEIVAGRHARFPEVELRHEVVVGHPVQVLTEASSHALGLVVGTRGRGGFAGMLLGSVSQGVLHHAGCPVIAVPARG; this is encoded by the coding sequence ATGTCCCGGCCCGGTGACCGCCGGCCGATCGTCGTGGGCGTCGATCCTGATCCGGCCCACCGGACGGCAGTGGCCTGGGCGGCCGACGAGGCCGTCCGCCGGGGACTGCCGTTGCGTCCGGTGCATGTCGAGGGCGTGCCGACCGGGGGCTACCGGCGGCACGAGGTCCCGGCGTCGTGGGAGAAGTGGAACGAGTCGCTGCACACGGCCGGGAGGCAAGTGCTCGGTGAGGCCACGGACTTCGTCGCGGCCCGGTACCCGCGGCTGGAGGTGGAAGCTCTGCTGGCGGAGGGCGACCCGGTGTGGGTGCTGCGCGAGCAGAGCCGCGACGCCACCGCCCTCGTGCTGGGATCACGGCATCTGAGCCGGAGGCAGGAGGTGTTCGGCTCCGCGTCGGTCGCCCTCCCGGTGATGGCTCATACGCACTGTCCTCTGGTGGTCGTCCCCGAGCCGGAACACATCCCCGAGGACCCCGGGTACTACGTCGTCGGCGTGGACGGCAGCGAACACTCCACCGCCGCGGTCGACTTGGCGTTCGAGGAGGCCGCCCTGCGCGGCGCCGGGCTGCGGGCCGTGCTGGCCTGGGAGCCGGGGCCGCTGAGGATCTTCGACGAGCACGAGCCGCAGCAGGAGTGCCGCCGGCTGCTCTCCGAGATCGTGGCGGGCCGGCACGCCCGTTTCCCCGAGGTGGAGCTGCGCCACGAAGTGGTCGTCGGACATCCGGTCCAGGTGCTCACGGAGGCCTCGTCGCACGCGCTGGGCCTGGTGGTGGGGACCCGGGGGCGGGGAGGCTTCGCGGGCATGCTGCTGGGCTCGGTCAGCCAAGGCGTGCTCCACCACGCCGGCTGCCCTGTCATCGCCGTCCCGGCACGCGGCTGA
- a CDS encoding pyridoxal-phosphate dependent enzyme produces the protein MRYDSITEAIGNTPLVRIDPAVHGLRNIDLYAKLEMLNPFGSVKDRPAWHMARPHVEAAAGGDGTVVELSSGNTAKALALLAGLHGLKFKSVTNRMRVPEIKELLLLLGAEIEELPGRSECLDPTDTDDPLTHFHQALSDPDSTYLHTDQYFNPRNVEAHAAGTGPEIVKDLDGRVPDWFIACVGTAGSSTGVARVLREHDPQVRVLGLVAHKSDFIPGIRTIDEVHQVGLFDPATYDTVESVTSDEAIDGMITLIRRCGLLSGPTGGAAYQGAVRHLRHVDAELEGTAQRRTAVFIVCDRAESYLSYVRRRRPELLGLTRRGNSASALTDAEVHASARVIDVGDALRWTAAGEPRPLVVDLRSPHAYAALQIEGSVNIVDELFEDLLRGGLPFSKRTPVLLACPVGERSLRYAALLTRMGHPDVRSLAGGIVAWRDAGAPLVRA, from the coding sequence ATGAGGTACGACAGCATCACGGAGGCCATCGGCAACACACCGCTGGTGCGCATCGACCCCGCCGTGCACGGACTGCGCAACATCGACCTCTACGCCAAGCTGGAGATGCTCAACCCGTTCGGATCCGTCAAGGACCGGCCCGCCTGGCACATGGCCCGACCTCATGTCGAGGCCGCGGCCGGCGGCGACGGTACGGTCGTGGAACTCTCCAGCGGCAACACGGCCAAGGCCCTCGCCCTGCTGGCCGGCCTGCACGGGCTGAAGTTCAAGAGCGTCACCAACCGGATGCGCGTCCCCGAGATCAAGGAACTGCTCCTGCTCCTGGGCGCCGAGATCGAGGAGCTTCCGGGGCGCAGCGAGTGCCTCGACCCGACCGACACGGACGATCCGCTGACCCACTTCCACCAGGCGCTCTCCGACCCTGACAGTACCTATCTGCACACCGACCAGTACTTCAACCCGCGCAACGTCGAGGCGCACGCGGCGGGCACCGGACCCGAGATAGTGAAAGACCTGGACGGGCGGGTGCCGGACTGGTTCATCGCCTGCGTGGGCACGGCCGGCTCGTCGACCGGTGTCGCCAGGGTCCTGCGCGAGCACGACCCGCAGGTGCGGGTCCTCGGCCTGGTCGCCCACAAGTCGGACTTCATACCCGGCATCCGCACGATCGACGAGGTCCACCAGGTCGGCCTGTTCGACCCGGCGACCTACGACACCGTCGAGTCGGTGACCTCCGACGAGGCCATCGACGGGATGATCACCCTCATCCGCCGCTGCGGACTGCTGTCAGGACCGACCGGCGGCGCCGCGTACCAGGGGGCGGTACGGCATCTCCGGCATGTCGACGCCGAGTTGGAGGGCACCGCGCAACGCCGTACGGCGGTCTTCATCGTGTGCGACCGGGCCGAGAGCTACCTGAGCTATGTGCGCAGGCGCCGCCCGGAACTCCTCGGCCTGACGCGCCGGGGAAACTCCGCCTCGGCCCTCACGGACGCCGAGGTCCACGCGTCGGCCCGCGTCATCGATGTCGGCGACGCCCTGCGCTGGACCGCGGCGGGCGAGCCCCGGCCGCTCGTCGTCGACCTGCGCAGCCCGCACGCCTACGCCGCTCTGCAGATCGAGGGTTCCGTCAACATCGTCGACGAACTGTTCGAGGACCTGCTCCGGGGCGGGCTTCCCTTCAGCAAGCGGACGCCCGTGCTGCTGGCCTGTCCCGTCGGTGAGAGGTCGCTGCGTTACGCCGCCCTGCTGACCCGGATGGGACATCCGGACGTCCGGAGCCTGGCCGGCGGAATCGTCGCCTGGCGGGACGCGGGCGCTCCGCTGGTGCGCGCATGA
- a CDS encoding MDR family MFS transporter: MTKRPSTGRRPPHERARKRLSPLLRLLILTQLAFNIGFFAVLPFLADHLGTAIGMAGWTVGFVLGLRTFSQQGLFVVGGRLADRHGVRPVVLAGCVLRIAGFVWLGFAEKTWAVIGAVLLIGFAAALFSPAVESEVARQAVAWEDQGNGSRTRVLALFSAAGQAGAFVGPLLGGVLLAVDFRTACLAGAGVFVLVLAGHAWLMPRHIPGRVRSREGGGVGELLRHRRFLALCCAYGSYLLAYNQLYLALPDEVERATGSQAPLSWLFALSSLLVVIAQLPLTGWASDRLGLRRSMAAGLLLVAAGFAVVAAARPAGWTGLVGLLPAAGYVVLLTLGQMLIVPAARAWVPDLAEEGRIGLYTGALSSVSGLIVLIGSSATGSLLDMGLSPAVPWLVLAAVPALAVALLPRGPEPARVR; the protein is encoded by the coding sequence CTGACCAAGCGCCCCAGCACCGGCCGCAGGCCGCCGCACGAGCGCGCCCGGAAGCGTCTCTCGCCACTGCTGCGGCTGCTGATACTGACCCAACTCGCCTTCAACATCGGCTTCTTCGCCGTGCTGCCGTTTCTCGCCGACCATCTCGGCACAGCCATCGGCATGGCGGGCTGGACGGTCGGCTTCGTGCTGGGCCTCAGAACCTTCAGCCAGCAGGGACTGTTCGTGGTCGGAGGGCGGCTCGCCGACCGGCACGGCGTGCGGCCGGTCGTCCTGGCGGGCTGCGTGCTACGGATCGCCGGGTTCGTCTGGCTGGGGTTCGCCGAGAAGACCTGGGCGGTGATCGGCGCGGTGCTGCTGATCGGCTTCGCCGCCGCACTGTTCTCCCCGGCCGTGGAGTCGGAGGTGGCGCGGCAGGCGGTGGCGTGGGAAGACCAGGGCAACGGCTCCCGCACCAGGGTCCTGGCCCTGTTCTCCGCCGCGGGCCAGGCCGGTGCCTTCGTCGGTCCGTTGCTCGGCGGCGTGCTGCTCGCCGTGGACTTCCGCACGGCCTGCCTCGCCGGCGCCGGGGTCTTCGTGCTCGTCCTCGCGGGTCACGCATGGCTGATGCCGCGACACATCCCCGGCCGAGTGCGGTCGCGGGAGGGGGGCGGAGTAGGCGAGTTGCTGCGCCACCGCCGCTTCCTGGCGCTGTGCTGCGCGTACGGGAGCTACCTGCTCGCCTACAACCAGCTCTACCTCGCCCTGCCGGACGAGGTGGAGCGAGCGACGGGTTCACAGGCCCCGCTGTCCTGGCTGTTCGCCCTGTCGTCCCTGCTGGTCGTCATCGCGCAGCTCCCGCTCACCGGGTGGGCGAGCGACCGGCTCGGCCTGCGCCGTTCCATGGCCGCCGGGCTGCTGCTGGTCGCTGCCGGGTTCGCGGTCGTGGCGGCGGCGCGCCCGGCGGGCTGGACGGGCCTCGTGGGTCTGCTGCCGGCCGCCGGGTACGTCGTCCTGCTCACCCTCGGCCAGATGCTGATCGTGCCCGCCGCCCGCGCGTGGGTGCCCGACCTCGCCGAGGAGGGGCGCATCGGCCTCTACACGGGGGCGCTGTCCTCCGTCTCCGGCCTGATCGTGCTCATCGGCAGCTCGGCCACCGGATCCCTGCTCGACATGGGGCTTTCGCCCGCCGTGCCGTGGCTGGTCCTCGCCGCCGTGCCGGCACTGGCCGTGGCACTGCTGCCGCGCGGGCCGGAGCCCGCGCGGGTCCGATGA
- a CDS encoding methylenetetrahydrofolate reductase — protein MNPGSTALAAVGTSLLEDFSLEMTGKDIPKLEEAHPSIPPGTRINITFLAHEDLPTRLAAARAVKRLGFVPVPHISARRLRSRTDLERFLAGLRDDGTVENVFVVGGDPVRAEGPYEDALAVIRTGLLQHYGVRHAGISGYPEGHPAIADHVLWSAMADKHAALGAQRLAGDVITQFGFDVDPVLAWLEGTRTRGVGLPIRIGVPGPAGIKRLITYAARFGVGTSASITKKYGFSLTNLMGTAGPDRFLRALAESYDAGRHGVVKVHFYTFGGIGATSEWIARFREEGPT, from the coding sequence ATGAATCCCGGATCCACGGCTTTGGCGGCGGTGGGCACATCGCTGCTGGAGGACTTCTCCCTCGAGATGACGGGCAAGGACATCCCGAAACTGGAGGAAGCCCACCCCTCGATCCCGCCGGGCACCCGCATCAACATCACGTTCCTCGCCCACGAGGACCTGCCGACGCGTCTGGCGGCCGCCCGCGCGGTCAAGCGGCTCGGCTTCGTTCCGGTACCGCACATCTCCGCCCGCCGCCTGAGGTCACGGACCGATCTGGAACGGTTCCTGGCCGGTCTGCGGGACGACGGAACCGTGGAGAACGTGTTCGTCGTCGGCGGGGACCCCGTCCGTGCCGAAGGCCCCTACGAGGACGCCCTGGCCGTCATCCGCACCGGACTGCTCCAGCACTACGGGGTGCGCCACGCCGGGATCAGCGGCTACCCGGAAGGCCACCCGGCCATAGCGGACCACGTGCTGTGGTCCGCTATGGCGGACAAGCACGCGGCGCTGGGAGCACAGCGGTTGGCGGGCGACGTCATCACGCAGTTCGGCTTCGACGTCGACCCCGTGCTGGCCTGGCTGGAGGGGACACGCACGCGAGGCGTCGGCCTGCCGATCCGCATCGGTGTGCCCGGACCGGCCGGCATCAAGCGACTCATCACGTACGCCGCCCGCTTCGGCGTCGGCACCAGCGCCTCCATCACCAAGAAGTACGGCTTCTCCCTGACCAACCTCATGGGCACGGCCGGCCCCGACCGCTTCCTGCGTGCCCTGGCCGAGAGCTACGACGCCGGGCGCCACGGGGTGGTGAAGGTGCACTTCTACACCTTCGGCGGGATCGGAGCCACGTCGGAATGGATCGCCCGGTTCCGGGAGGAGGGGCCGACATGA